From Scleropages formosus chromosome 9, fSclFor1.1, whole genome shotgun sequence, one genomic window encodes:
- the LOC108919923 gene encoding AN1-type zinc finger protein 5 translates to MAQETNQTQVPMLCTMGCGFYGSPRTNGMCSVCYKEHLQRQQAGGRASPPGEKATASPTGSSEGISFSVESIPEPSTDESVQSEERKSSSPSPVTQQMTAMTINQESPATDSDRAEVEEEGEGTSSPKGPALEVAQVSSDGDQTPDKSKKKNRCFTCRKKVGLTGFDCRCGNLFCAIHRYSDKHDCSYDYRGAAAARIRKENPVVVAEKIQKL, encoded by the exons ATGGCTCAGGAAACTAACCAGACGCAGGTGCCCATGCTGTGTACTATGGGCTGCGGGTTCTATGGCAGCCCCCGCACCAACGGCATGTGTTCCGTGTGCTACAAGGAACACCTTCAGAGGCAACAGGCCGGGGGCCGTGCTAGTCCTCCTGGTGAGAAAG CTACTGCATCTCCGACAGGGTCTTCTGAGGGTATTAGTTTTTCTGTAGAGAGCATCCCTGAACCTAGTACAGATGAGTCTGTCCAGTCAGAGGAAAGGAAGTCAAG CTCCCCCAGCCCTGTTACCCAACAGATGACAGCTATGACCATCAACCAGGAGAGTCCTGCTACTGATTCTGAcagggcagaggtggaggaagagggggaagggacatcCAGTCCCAAAG GACCAGCTCTGGAAGTTGCACAGGTTTCGTCTGATGGAGACCAGACCCCTGACAAGAGTAAGAAGAAAAACCGCTGCTTCACCTGTCGGAAGAAAGTGGGCCTTACAG GGTTTGACTGCCGCTGTGGAAACCTGTTCTGTGCTATCCATCGCTACTCTGACAAGCATGACTGCTCCTATGATTATCGGGGAGCAGCAGCTGCCCGCATTCGCAAGGAGAATCCTGTTGTTGTGGCAGAGAAGATTCAGAAGCTGTGA